A window of the Thermoleophilia bacterium SCSIO 60948 genome harbors these coding sequences:
- a CDS encoding AAA family ATPase has protein sequence MEQTRSQASDWQQPAREESGLREYVATIRERIWLIVGAVLICLVAAVGYLLVADRVYEARAELLVSPVPADDPLLASLGLIRQSSDPTRDVETAATLAQSIDVAARASEELGGAPGPQTLLDDVTAEPVATSNIIAITASAESPQAAADVANAMAQAVVDDRTEALHEQVETQLSALTEDGATTGGSAQAEVSQLEILSRSEDPTIRVETEAVVPDEAASPNVRLTLGAALLAGLVIGGIAAFGSQALDPRLRREEQLRSRFKLPILARVPKEQSRRNAPMAPGTMSQAASEAYRTLRANLLSNRSRDDGLAQTIMVTGSAPSEGKTTTAINLAASFVLTGARVIVIEADLRRPSVGETLGLEPPKRGGTAGTLLGNVELEDALVTSAPFGEGLKLLLADYRGAAMSELFSLRAAERLLREAQELADIVIIDSPPLTAVVDTLPLARQVDDVLIVCRLGLTRLDRLSELSELLASNGVAPTGFALIEVTRSEGSSSYYYRGNEAGGRETSARRGREPSAASGTPR, from the coding sequence GTGGAGCAGACTCGATCACAGGCCTCCGACTGGCAGCAGCCGGCACGCGAGGAATCAGGACTTCGCGAGTACGTCGCGACGATTCGCGAGCGCATCTGGCTGATCGTCGGCGCCGTCCTGATCTGCCTCGTCGCCGCGGTCGGCTACCTGCTCGTCGCCGACCGCGTCTACGAAGCACGCGCGGAGCTCCTCGTGAGCCCCGTTCCGGCCGACGACCCGCTGCTAGCGAGCCTCGGCCTGATCCGCCAGTCGAGCGACCCCACGCGCGACGTGGAGACGGCGGCGACGCTCGCGCAGAGCATCGACGTCGCGGCGCGGGCATCGGAGGAGCTCGGCGGCGCCCCAGGCCCGCAGACGTTGCTCGACGACGTGACCGCCGAGCCGGTGGCGACGAGCAACATCATCGCGATCACAGCGAGCGCGGAGTCGCCGCAGGCGGCCGCCGACGTCGCCAACGCGATGGCGCAGGCCGTCGTCGACGACCGGACCGAGGCGCTCCACGAGCAGGTCGAGACCCAGCTGTCGGCGCTGACCGAGGACGGTGCGACCACGGGCGGTAGCGCTCAGGCCGAGGTCAGCCAGCTCGAGATCCTCTCGCGCAGCGAGGACCCGACGATCCGCGTCGAGACGGAGGCGGTGGTACCCGACGAGGCAGCCTCGCCCAACGTCCGCCTCACGCTGGGAGCCGCGCTCCTCGCCGGATTGGTGATCGGCGGCATCGCCGCGTTCGGCAGCCAGGCGCTCGACCCGCGCCTTCGCCGCGAGGAACAGCTGCGCTCGCGCTTCAAGCTCCCGATCCTGGCCCGGGTCCCGAAGGAGCAGTCGCGCCGCAACGCGCCGATGGCCCCCGGGACGATGTCCCAGGCCGCGAGCGAGGCCTATCGAACGCTCCGGGCCAACCTGCTCAGTAACCGCTCGCGTGATGACGGCCTCGCGCAGACGATCATGGTCACCGGCTCCGCGCCCTCCGAGGGTAAGACGACGACCGCGATCAACCTCGCCGCCTCGTTCGTCCTCACCGGCGCCCGCGTGATCGTCATCGAGGCCGACCTTCGACGGCCTTCGGTCGGCGAGACGCTCGGCCTCGAACCACCGAAGCGAGGCGGCACCGCGGGCACGCTGCTCGGCAACGTCGAGCTCGAGGACGCCCTCGTGACGAGCGCGCCGTTCGGCGAGGGCCTCAAGCTGCTGCTCGCCGACTACCGCGGCGCGGCGATGAGCGAGCTCTTCTCGCTGCGCGCGGCTGAGCGGCTCCTGCGCGAGGCTCAAGAGCTCGCCGACATCGTGATCATCGACTCCCCGCCGCTCACGGCTGTGGTCGACACCCTCCCGCTCGCGCGCCAGGTCGACGACGTCCTGATCGTCTGCCGCCTCGGCCTGACCCGGCTCGACCGCCTGAGCGAGCTGTCCGAGCTCCTCGCGAGCAACGGCGTGGCGCCGACCGGCTTCGCGCTGATCGAGGTCACGCGCTCCGAGGGCTCGTCGTCCTACTACTACCGGGGCAACGAAGCCGGCGGCCGCGAGACCTCTGCGCGCCGCGGGCGCGAGCCCTCGGCGGCGAGCGGAACCCCGCGCTGA
- a CDS encoding O-antigen ligase family protein, whose product MSATLVAPRGWLPAAALGLAAVALGILAGYDPALAVVAAIGLAFTLVVMANLYAGLVMFIVISFVSQVPMLAGAGLSFAKITGLLLAISWFATTVTRADRRSELPAAHPLFTGIVVLFLVWLTLSRVWADDGALALDAAYRIALNAVLFLIVFTAVRTRRQVLGVVAAVAFGASFDAVYGLLFAAPNEGDTSRLASNTQEPGELAAICVAGLAFAVSLIYAWRDPLARLSAGLVGVVCIAAVFLTGSRGGLVSLAVALAAFVAVSSKQRIRMVLFAGVSVLAAFAFFNYAATPELRERVVTVDDGSGRVDLWNVGWRMVEDEPITGVGAGNFANVAPDYLLQPGVIQRADYFIGAEADKVAHNTFLEFWAETGLVGLLLFVGIVVFCLVCSLRAAGRFDLAGDRAMSITARALFVALAALLAAAFFASRQYSKDLWLLLALAPALLNVAQAMLAEQRREAEGDGDGDGDGEPSPAEPPARPPGRPVAAR is encoded by the coding sequence ATGAGCGCGACCCTCGTGGCACCTCGCGGCTGGCTTCCCGCCGCCGCGCTCGGGCTCGCCGCGGTCGCGCTCGGGATCCTCGCCGGCTACGACCCGGCCCTCGCCGTGGTCGCCGCGATCGGGCTCGCCTTCACGCTCGTCGTGATGGCGAACCTCTACGCCGGACTGGTGATGTTCATCGTCATCTCGTTCGTCTCTCAGGTCCCGATGCTCGCCGGGGCGGGCCTGAGCTTCGCGAAGATCACCGGGCTTCTGCTCGCCATCTCGTGGTTCGCGACCACGGTCACGCGCGCCGACCGGCGCTCCGAGCTGCCGGCCGCCCACCCGTTGTTCACCGGCATCGTCGTCCTCTTCCTCGTCTGGCTGACCCTGAGCCGGGTCTGGGCCGACGACGGCGCGCTGGCGCTCGACGCGGCGTACCGGATCGCCCTCAACGCTGTGCTGTTCCTGATCGTGTTCACCGCCGTCCGCACCCGCCGCCAGGTGCTCGGCGTAGTGGCCGCGGTCGCGTTCGGCGCGAGCTTCGACGCCGTCTACGGCTTGCTGTTCGCCGCCCCGAACGAGGGCGACACGAGCAGGCTCGCGTCGAACACGCAGGAGCCCGGGGAGCTCGCCGCGATCTGCGTCGCCGGTCTCGCCTTCGCGGTCAGCCTCATCTATGCGTGGCGCGACCCGCTCGCGCGACTGAGCGCCGGGCTCGTCGGCGTCGTCTGCATCGCCGCCGTGTTTCTCACCGGGTCGCGGGGCGGCCTCGTATCGCTCGCCGTCGCCCTCGCCGCGTTCGTCGCGGTCTCCTCGAAGCAGCGGATCCGGATGGTCCTGTTCGCGGGCGTCTCGGTTCTCGCGGCCTTCGCCTTCTTCAACTACGCCGCGACACCGGAGCTGCGCGAGCGCGTCGTGACCGTCGACGACGGAAGCGGGCGCGTGGACCTCTGGAACGTCGGCTGGAGAATGGTCGAGGACGAGCCGATCACGGGTGTCGGCGCGGGGAACTTCGCCAACGTCGCGCCCGACTATCTGCTCCAGCCGGGCGTGATTCAGCGCGCCGACTACTTCATCGGGGCCGAGGCCGACAAGGTCGCCCACAACACCTTCCTCGAGTTCTGGGCGGAGACGGGACTGGTCGGCCTGCTGTTGTTCGTCGGCATAGTCGTCTTCTGTCTCGTTTGCTCGCTGCGCGCCGCGGGCCGTTTCGACCTCGCCGGCGACCGCGCGATGTCGATCACCGCCCGTGCCCTGTTCGTAGCCCTTGCGGCGCTGCTCGCGGCCGCGTTCTTCGCCTCGCGCCAGTACTCCAAGGACCTCTGGCTCCTGCTCGCGCTCGCTCCCGCCCTCCTCAACGTCGCCCAGGCGATGCTCGCCGAGCAGCGGCGCGAGGCCGAGGGCGACGGCGACGGCGACGGCGACGGCGAGCCGAGCCCCGCCGAGCCGCCGGCGCGACCGCCCGGCCGCCCGGTCGCGGCGCGATGA
- a CDS encoding polysaccharide deacetylase family protein — translation MGPLLLCYHAISDGWPGDLAVGREQFASHVALLKRRGYRFATIDDAIASGPADRVAAISFDDALRSVAERARPVLDAAGAVATVYAPTDLIGAERPAAWSRVDGWLDGPHRDELVAMSWDELGGLASDGWQVGSHTLSHPRLPELDVAEIERQLAGSKRELEDRLGFECTSLAYPYGLLDDRARAAAERTGYANAVGTARCRPAGPADPYSIPRTVINRVDSERRFAVKTSATMRRVSGTRAWRGMNRARRSLGSRAVRQPT, via the coding sequence GTGGGGCCGCTTCTTCTGTGTTATCACGCGATCAGTGACGGCTGGCCTGGAGACCTCGCCGTAGGGCGAGAGCAGTTCGCGTCTCACGTCGCGCTGCTGAAGCGCCGCGGCTATCGGTTCGCGACGATCGACGACGCGATCGCGTCCGGTCCCGCAGACCGCGTCGCCGCGATCAGCTTCGACGACGCCCTGCGCTCGGTCGCCGAGCGGGCGCGTCCGGTGCTCGACGCCGCCGGCGCGGTCGCGACCGTCTACGCGCCGACCGACCTGATCGGCGCCGAACGGCCAGCGGCCTGGTCCAGGGTCGATGGGTGGCTCGACGGTCCGCACCGCGACGAACTGGTCGCGATGTCGTGGGATGAGCTCGGCGGGCTCGCATCGGACGGTTGGCAAGTCGGCTCCCACACGCTCTCGCATCCACGGCTACCGGAGCTCGACGTCGCCGAGATCGAGCGCCAGCTCGCGGGATCGAAGCGCGAGCTCGAGGACCGACTCGGCTTCGAATGCACCTCGCTCGCCTACCCCTACGGCCTCCTCGACGACCGCGCGCGAGCCGCGGCGGAGCGCACCGGATACGCGAACGCGGTCGGAACCGCTCGCTGCAGGCCGGCGGGACCCGCCGACCCCTACTCGATCCCGAGGACCGTCATCAACCGCGTCGACAGCGAGCGCCGGTTCGCGGTGAAGACCTCGGCGACGATGCGCCGCGTCTCAGGCACGCGGGCGTGGCGAGGCATGAACCGAGCTCGCCGTTCGTTGGGCAGCCGAGCGGTGCGACAGCCGACGTGA
- a CDS encoding class E sortase, whose protein sequence is MSLAGAPPGRHHVPMRRALRILSIALITAGIVVMADVAATLLWKEPVSTVYGSIQQSRADGELSELNEAFAADADVVELLDQIRSGAQGAELSPADSKRLAGLFAKKIETGEAIGRIEIPAMDQDDVMLQGTDDATLREGPGHYPDTALPGEGKTIGVAGHRTTYLAPFRRINELEKGDEIRVEMPYGNFTYEVEKTEIVDPYDVEVVDNVGYERIVLTACHPLYSAAQRYVAFGRLTSATPRG, encoded by the coding sequence GTGAGTCTCGCAGGCGCGCCGCCGGGCCGTCATCATGTGCCGATGCGCCGCGCGCTTCGAATCCTCTCGATCGCACTGATCACGGCGGGCATCGTGGTGATGGCCGACGTCGCGGCGACGCTGCTGTGGAAGGAGCCCGTCTCGACCGTCTACGGATCGATCCAGCAGTCACGCGCCGACGGAGAGCTTTCTGAGCTGAACGAGGCGTTCGCGGCCGACGCCGACGTCGTCGAGCTGCTCGACCAGATCCGCTCCGGCGCGCAGGGAGCGGAGCTCTCCCCCGCCGACTCCAAGCGCCTCGCAGGGCTGTTCGCGAAGAAGATCGAGACGGGTGAGGCGATCGGCCGGATCGAGATCCCGGCGATGGACCAGGACGACGTGATGCTGCAGGGGACCGACGACGCGACGCTCCGCGAGGGCCCGGGCCACTACCCGGACACGGCGCTACCGGGCGAGGGCAAGACGATCGGCGTCGCGGGCCACCGAACGACCTACCTGGCGCCGTTCCGCCGTATCAACGAGCTCGAGAAGGGCGACGAGATCCGGGTCGAGATGCCCTACGGCAACTTCACCTACGAAGTGGAGAAGACGGAGATCGTCGACCCTTACGACGTCGAGGTCGTCGACAACGTCGGCTACGAGCGGATCGTGCTGACAGCGTGCCACCCGCTCTACAGCGCGGCGCAGCGCTACGTGGCCTTCGGGCGCCTGACTTCGGCGACGCCGCGCGGCTGA
- a CDS encoding argininosuccinate synthase has translation MSFQDPAFPSAGAPRIATYQADPERIGRVLLLYSGGLDTSVMLHWIQERYGAEVVTLTVELGQPDEDWDAVVGKARDMGAVETIVADAREEFAEDYVLPAIHANALYGGGYPLFTSLARPLIAKLAVEHAQRTGCDTIAHGCTGKGNDQVRLEATIATLDPSLGILAPVREWKMGREEEIAYARDHKIPIKGGTEKPPYSIDDNLWGRSSEGGAIEDLAEPPRGDVFQLVTRPEETPDEPELVRIEFKSGRPIAVDGERLPLVELIDRVSDLGRRHGCGIVDHLEDRIVGLKVRDLYEVPGATILLAAHQDLEKLVSTIHQNEFKHILDRKWAYLAYAGLWLDPLRTDIDGYMRAANEHVTGEITVRLFKGVAMPVARSSPYALYDESLAGFGESGGEFSQDASPGFIELFTLQSRLAHRIRHRDEG, from the coding sequence ATGAGCTTCCAAGACCCAGCATTCCCGTCCGCAGGCGCGCCCCGGATCGCGACCTACCAAGCCGATCCCGAGCGGATCGGCCGCGTCCTCCTGCTCTACTCGGGCGGTCTCGACACCTCGGTGATGCTGCACTGGATCCAGGAGCGCTACGGCGCCGAGGTCGTGACGCTGACCGTCGAGCTCGGACAACCCGACGAGGACTGGGATGCGGTGGTCGGCAAGGCTCGCGACATGGGTGCGGTCGAGACGATCGTCGCCGACGCCCGCGAGGAGTTCGCCGAGGACTACGTGCTGCCGGCGATCCACGCCAACGCCCTGTATGGCGGCGGCTATCCGCTCTTCACCTCGCTGGCACGCCCGTTGATCGCGAAGCTCGCCGTCGAGCACGCGCAGCGCACCGGGTGCGACACGATCGCCCACGGCTGCACGGGCAAGGGCAACGATCAGGTTCGCCTCGAGGCGACCATCGCCACGCTCGACCCTTCCCTGGGAATCCTCGCGCCCGTTCGCGAGTGGAAGATGGGACGCGAGGAGGAGATCGCCTACGCGCGCGATCACAAGATCCCGATCAAGGGCGGGACCGAGAAGCCTCCGTATTCGATCGACGACAACCTCTGGGGCCGCTCCTCGGAGGGCGGCGCGATCGAGGATCTCGCCGAGCCGCCGCGAGGCGACGTCTTCCAGCTCGTGACCCGTCCCGAGGAGACGCCGGACGAACCGGAGCTGGTGCGGATCGAGTTCAAGTCCGGTCGGCCGATTGCCGTGGACGGCGAGCGCCTTCCGCTCGTCGAGCTGATCGACCGGGTCTCAGACCTCGGCCGGCGCCACGGCTGCGGCATCGTCGACCACCTCGAGGACCGGATCGTCGGGCTCAAGGTCCGCGACCTCTACGAGGTCCCGGGCGCGACGATCCTGCTCGCCGCGCACCAGGACCTCGAAAAGCTCGTCTCGACGATCCACCAGAACGAGTTCAAGCACATCCTCGACCGCAAGTGGGCCTACCTCGCCTACGCGGGGCTGTGGCTCGACCCGCTGCGGACCGACATCGACGGCTACATGCGGGCCGCCAACGAGCACGTCACGGGTGAGATCACGGTGCGGCTGTTCAAGGGAGTCGCGATGCCGGTCGCGCGGTCATCGCCGTACGCGCTCTATGACGAGTCACTCGCCGGCTTCGGCGAGTCGGGCGGCGAGTTCTCTCAGGACGCGAGCCCCGGGTTCATCGAGCTGTTCACTCTTCAGAGCCGGCTCGCCCACCGGATTCGTCACCGAGACGAGGGGTAG
- a CDS encoding MFS transporter: protein MRAALKPLRLPGFPNLATAYFVNELGNWLGEIALAVLVYDRTGSPLASAALFCAMQFVPAILGPPLVARLEPLNARRTLVGLYLAEAIGFGVLALLATDFALWAVILVALIDGAIASAARTLTRATSTAVLQPKEMLREGNAILNLGFTVGAAAGPALAGLVVAGFGTSEALAADAVSFLLVALILLSARGLPQPETDEGDWIPRLRRGIDYVREKPMLRSLLFAQAGAFVFFALVIPIEVVFAKETLEVGDAGYGALLAAWGVGMVLGSFLFAGLAFVRLSTLLVLSTAAIGVSYVATGISPTLAIACAAALLGGTGNGVQWVALVTAVQEMTERRFQGRVIAFLEALASAAPGIGFLAGGAIAALLDPRASYLVAGAGVIVVLAIAALRLRGADWDRMTQHARSSVEAGQELQVPVQTEGIEPLP from the coding sequence ATGCGCGCCGCCCTCAAGCCACTTCGCCTGCCCGGGTTCCCGAATCTGGCGACGGCCTACTTCGTCAACGAGCTCGGGAACTGGCTCGGCGAGATCGCGCTGGCCGTCCTCGTCTACGACCGCACGGGGAGCCCGCTGGCATCCGCGGCCCTGTTCTGCGCGATGCAGTTCGTCCCCGCGATCCTCGGGCCGCCGCTCGTCGCCCGGCTCGAGCCGCTGAACGCGCGCCGCACCCTCGTCGGGCTCTACCTGGCCGAAGCGATCGGGTTCGGCGTGCTCGCGCTGCTGGCGACGGACTTCGCCCTTTGGGCGGTCATCCTCGTGGCGCTGATCGACGGCGCCATCGCCTCCGCCGCCCGCACGCTCACCCGCGCCACCTCGACGGCGGTGCTCCAGCCGAAGGAGATGCTGCGCGAGGGCAACGCGATCCTGAATCTCGGGTTCACCGTCGGCGCCGCGGCGGGCCCGGCCCTCGCCGGCCTCGTGGTGGCGGGGTTCGGAACCTCCGAGGCGCTCGCGGCCGACGCCGTTTCGTTCCTGCTCGTGGCGCTGATCCTGCTGAGCGCCCGCGGCCTCCCACAGCCCGAGACCGACGAAGGCGACTGGATTCCGCGACTGCGCCGGGGGATCGACTACGTGCGCGAGAAGCCCATGCTGCGCAGCCTGCTCTTCGCCCAGGCCGGCGCCTTCGTCTTCTTCGCACTCGTCATCCCGATCGAGGTCGTGTTCGCGAAGGAGACCCTGGAGGTCGGTGACGCCGGCTACGGAGCGCTGCTCGCGGCCTGGGGCGTGGGGATGGTGCTCGGGAGCTTCCTGTTCGCCGGACTCGCCTTCGTGCGCCTGTCGACCCTGCTCGTCCTGAGCACGGCCGCGATCGGCGTCTCCTACGTCGCCACCGGCATCTCCCCCACGCTCGCCATCGCCTGCGCGGCCGCCCTGCTCGGCGGGACCGGCAACGGAGTCCAGTGGGTGGCGCTCGTGACCGCGGTCCAGGAGATGACCGAGCGCCGGTTCCAGGGACGGGTCATCGCTTTCCTCGAGGCGCTCGCCAGCGCGGCGCCGGGGATCGGCTTCCTGGCGGGCGGAGCGATCGCCGCCCTGCTCGACCCACGGGCCAGCTACCTGGTCGCCGGCGCGGGGGTGATCGTCGTGCTCGCGATCGCGGCCCTCCGCCTTCGCGGTGCCGACTGGGATCGGATGACCCAGCACGCGCGAAGCTCGGTCGAAGCCGGCCAGGAACTGCAAGTTCCCGTGCAAACCGAAGGAATCGAGCCGCTTCCGTAG
- a CDS encoding helix-turn-helix domain-containing protein — MDDLAPKLLNVSEAATYLGVSSASLRKWSDQGLVPVYRTPGGQRRYASGDLDSFIDSMRQPAPLAVPRYGRAAVGG; from the coding sequence ATGGATGATCTGGCGCCGAAACTCCTGAATGTCAGCGAGGCGGCGACCTACCTTGGCGTCAGCAGCGCTTCGCTGCGCAAGTGGTCGGACCAAGGCCTGGTGCCCGTCTACCGGACACCGGGCGGCCAGCGCCGCTACGCCTCCGGGGATCTCGATTCGTTCATCGACTCGATGCGCCAGCCGGCGCCGCTCGCGGTGCCGCGGTATGGCCGCGCAGCCGTCGGAGGCTGA
- a CDS encoding HD-GYP domain-containing protein has translation MTDRPTRRVLALEGLALALAVPAAVLLDGWSDWDPGLFGVLLALAVISDLVAVRVKVHKIVISASFLAIVTGVVFLGPAPGALIGVLAIGAGWLKDRYAAGHALINLVTYAWFPLITGFGFHALVEGSNIAPDEPAFLLLVFGLFCVSLAIDFALIAGYSCYEERSSFKTKVTRGLVPLLPSELASALLAVGVAFAYAQIGLAAVALFAVLIVVFQYLVGALLESQDRGDELELRARQLAGFQVALLSALLRTLDLRDKMTARHSAAVARYAREIAKQAGLSEAQQELAHTAGLLHDIGKFVLPDRILKGTDRRLSEADWQEIRKHPYEGARIVSHIDGYAPIGDIILAHHERVDGLGYPRGLRGDAIPEISRIISIADVYDVMTARDSYREPVSSYEAIEELRRVSGTQLDGRLVEAFIEVLADKDLSYRHGADADFEAELGLDKRIHDYMQSESPAPAVGEPAV, from the coding sequence ATGACCGACCGGCCGACACGACGAGTGCTTGCGCTCGAGGGGCTCGCCCTCGCGCTCGCGGTGCCCGCCGCCGTGCTGCTCGACGGCTGGTCGGATTGGGATCCCGGCCTGTTCGGCGTCCTGCTGGCGCTCGCGGTCATCAGCGACCTCGTCGCGGTCCGCGTCAAGGTCCACAAGATCGTCATCTCGGCGAGCTTCCTCGCCATCGTCACCGGCGTCGTGTTCCTCGGTCCGGCGCCCGGTGCCCTGATCGGGGTCCTCGCGATCGGCGCCGGTTGGCTCAAGGACCGCTACGCGGCCGGTCACGCCCTGATCAACCTCGTCACCTACGCCTGGTTCCCGCTGATCACCGGGTTCGGCTTCCATGCACTCGTCGAAGGCAGCAACATCGCGCCGGACGAGCCAGCCTTCCTCCTGCTCGTCTTCGGGCTCTTCTGCGTGTCACTCGCGATCGACTTCGCGCTCATCGCCGGGTACAGCTGCTACGAGGAGCGGAGTAGCTTCAAGACCAAGGTCACCCGCGGTCTCGTTCCGCTCCTCCCATCGGAGCTCGCCTCGGCGCTTCTCGCGGTCGGCGTCGCGTTCGCCTACGCGCAGATCGGCCTTGCCGCGGTCGCCTTGTTCGCGGTTCTGATCGTCGTCTTCCAGTACCTGGTCGGCGCCCTGCTCGAATCCCAGGACCGCGGGGATGAGCTCGAGCTGCGAGCCCGCCAGCTCGCCGGCTTCCAGGTCGCGCTCCTGTCCGCGCTGCTGCGGACGCTCGACCTGCGCGACAAGATGACCGCGCGCCACTCCGCGGCCGTGGCACGTTACGCGCGCGAGATCGCCAAACAGGCGGGGTTGTCGGAGGCCCAGCAGGAGCTCGCGCACACCGCCGGGCTGCTCCACGACATCGGCAAGTTCGTGCTCCCCGACCGGATCCTCAAGGGGACCGACCGCAGGCTGAGCGAGGCCGACTGGCAGGAGATCCGCAAGCACCCCTACGAGGGCGCGCGGATCGTCTCCCACATCGACGGCTACGCGCCGATCGGCGACATCATCCTCGCCCACCACGAGCGCGTCGACGGGCTCGGCTACCCACGCGGACTGCGTGGCGACGCGATCCCGGAGATCTCCCGGATCATCTCGATCGCCGATGTCTACGACGTGATGACGGCGCGCGACTCCTACCGCGAGCCCGTCAGCTCCTACGAGGCGATCGAGGAACTCCGCCGGGTGTCCGGGACCCAGCTCGACGGCCGCCTGGTCGAGGCCTTCATCGAGGTGCTCGCCGACAAGGACCTCTCCTACCGCCACGGCGCCGATGCCGACTTCGAGGCCGAGCTCGGCCTCGACAAACGCATCCACGACTACATGCAGTCCGAGAGCCCCGCTCCGGCGGTCGGCGAACCCGCCGTCTAG
- a CDS encoding MerR family DNA-binding transcriptional regulator, protein MSNVRINTAAELLGVSTSTLRSWERRLGYPQPSRTPGQHRLYAVDEIEALRDALAETGSIASAVEVARVRGQAPATANKLGAAFERFDEAAADRAMEESLAVRSIERSVEELLLPALENTEEQPRREAEFEFGCRWATGWIHSARRLAPPAVRDEAVVLLDASEPLTISALRAQALELFLRRGGYRVLLLSAKLAEQRFASALRALHPRVVVLCGEDARLDVIGRHLRNVLRSPDSPRLVGFGGAQLVAGSEGIESLSDSPAEALEALVAAMARR, encoded by the coding sequence TTGAGCAACGTACGAATCAATACAGCGGCAGAGCTCCTCGGGGTCAGCACGAGCACGCTTCGCAGCTGGGAGCGGCGACTCGGATACCCGCAGCCCTCCCGCACGCCCGGGCAGCACCGGCTGTACGCGGTCGACGAGATCGAGGCGCTCCGCGACGCGCTCGCCGAGACCGGCAGCATCGCCTCCGCGGTCGAGGTCGCGCGGGTTCGCGGCCAGGCACCGGCGACCGCCAACAAGCTCGGCGCAGCCTTCGAGCGCTTCGACGAGGCGGCCGCCGACCGGGCCATGGAGGAGAGCCTCGCGGTCCGCTCGATCGAGCGCAGTGTCGAGGAGCTCCTCCTGCCGGCGCTCGAGAACACCGAGGAGCAGCCCCGTCGAGAAGCCGAGTTCGAGTTCGGATGCCGCTGGGCCACGGGCTGGATCCACTCCGCGCGACGCCTCGCCCCGCCGGCGGTTCGCGACGAGGCGGTCGTCCTGCTCGATGCGTCCGAGCCGCTGACGATCAGCGCGCTGCGCGCGCAGGCGCTCGAGCTCTTCCTGCGTCGCGGCGGCTACCGCGTCCTGCTGCTGTCGGCGAAGCTCGCCGAGCAGCGCTTCGCATCGGCGCTGCGGGCGCTTCACCCGCGCGTGGTGGTCCTGTGCGGCGAGGACGCGCGCCTCGACGTGATCGGCCGTCATCTGCGAAACGTCCTGCGCTCCCCCGACTCACCGCGCCTCGTCGGCTTCGGCGGCGCCCAGCTCGTCGCGGGCAGCGAGGGCATCGAGTCGCTCTCGGACTCTCCGGCGGAGGCGCTCGAAGCGCTGGTCGCCGCGATGGCGCGGCGCTGA
- a CDS encoding GNAT family N-acetyltransferase yields the protein MPNRGDGSPPATVEIVSEPARVTALEPEWRRLAVDQGNAFVTPDWFAAWRGREGGGERPAVGVARDGAGGLAGVLPLIETGTGRRRALGFAGARFGDHFAPVADGDPAPFLRALGPRLRERGRSVRLEKIDDGAPWAAELARSAGFGTPIPYRAAGLPTLRIGGRTWEEFLAGRSRNFRSQLGRKRRALERDHRPEFRWSAGESEVREDMATLFRLHDLRWDERTGETSLDSPIIRRFLEQFAVAAERNGWLRLCTLTVDEAPAASWLGWNIGGRFAYYQAGFDPARASHSVGLLILAEAVRRAFDEGADEFDLLLGDEAFKSRFADSERQVTSLLLAPRLGADRLAAGLGGLARRGLRRLPEDQRRRIGAAKKRLTRRS from the coding sequence GTGCCGAACCGGGGCGACGGTTCGCCCCCCGCGACCGTCGAGATCGTCTCCGAGCCCGCCCGGGTCACGGCGCTCGAGCCCGAATGGCGCCGGCTCGCGGTCGACCAGGGCAACGCATTCGTGACGCCGGATTGGTTCGCTGCCTGGCGCGGGCGCGAAGGCGGCGGCGAGAGACCCGCGGTCGGCGTCGCTCGCGACGGCGCCGGCGGGCTCGCCGGCGTGCTGCCGCTGATCGAGACGGGCACCGGGCGCCGCCGGGCGCTTGGGTTCGCGGGCGCGCGGTTCGGCGACCACTTCGCACCGGTCGCCGATGGCGACCCGGCGCCGTTCCTTCGCGCGCTCGGGCCACGGCTGCGCGAGCGCGGGCGCTCGGTCCGCCTCGAGAAGATCGACGACGGGGCACCCTGGGCCGCCGAGCTCGCCAGGTCGGCGGGGTTCGGAACCCCGATCCCCTATCGCGCCGCGGGACTGCCGACGCTGCGGATCGGTGGGCGAACCTGGGAGGAGTTCCTCGCCGGGCGCAGCCGGAACTTCCGCAGCCAGCTCGGACGCAAGCGGCGCGCGCTCGAGCGCGACCACCGACCCGAGTTTCGCTGGTCCGCGGGCGAGTCGGAGGTCCGCGAGGACATGGCGACCCTGTTTCGGCTGCACGACCTGCGCTGGGACGAGCGGACCGGCGAAACGTCGCTCGACAGCCCGATCATCCGGCGCTTCCTGGAGCAGTTCGCGGTCGCGGCGGAGCGCAACGGATGGCTTCGTCTCTGCACGCTCACGGTCGACGAGGCGCCGGCCGCGTCGTGGCTCGGCTGGAACATCGGTGGCCGCTTCGCCTACTACCAGGCGGGTTTCGACCCCGCGAGAGCGTCGCACAGCGTCGGTCTGCTGATCCTCGCCGAGGCGGTTCGCCGCGCCTTCGACGAGGGCGCCGACGAGTTCGATCTTCTGCTCGGTGACGAGGCGTTCAAGAGCCGCTTCGCCGACTCCGAGCGCCAGGTGACGAGCCTGTTGCTCGCCCCGCGGCTCGGAGCGGACCGCCTCGCGGCCGGCCTCGGGGGTCTCGCCAGGCGCGGCCTTCGCCGCCTCCCCGAAGACCAGCGACGGCGCATCGGCGCCGCGAAGAAGCGACTCACGAGACGCTCCTAG